Part of the Capricornis sumatraensis isolate serow.1 chromosome 9, serow.2, whole genome shotgun sequence genome, GATCTTGCCACGGTGGAAGGTCCCTGAGCCAATGTGCAGTGGCCTTAACATGCTTGATGCAGTGGGGGTCTCAGAGACAAAGCCCAGTTGTACAAGGAGGGGTTCAGCCACAGAACTGGCTGGCTTAACACCACCATCAAATATTCCCACCACTGGTTCCTCATCCCTTCCGAAGCCCAGTATCCTGTTTCCTGTAACAATGAATAAAGTTCTTGTCAATCCCCCTGAATGACTCTCTTTCTCCTGTGAGTTAGAGGTGGGAGAGGGCTCAAAATGCTGGAGGGAAAATCTGAGCTAGAGAACCACAGCTTAGAGTTCCTGGGGTCTGAGGGGGATATGCCAGGCAGGAGGGTGTGGTGGGCAGTGAAGCAACCCTTGGTGATTGTTTGGAGGGTCTTGGCCTGAGCCTGACTGAGGTGGGGGAGTCAGGTCCCTGGCCAGGGGAGGGTGAGGGGTGGGTATGCCTATGTGTCAGGAAGTTGGAGGGAGGGGAGTGAGTCCCTGAGGTGgccttggggagggagggagagctggAAGGGGAGCAGAGAAGGGAGCAGAGCTGGGTagagggtggggctgggctcCCAGCTGCCGTCAAAGGCCTTATGTTGCCAGGGGTGCTCCTGGGTCTCTCTCCCTGCCCGGCCCCCTCCATCAGCCTCCCTGAGGGTGCGGAGGCAGGGGCAGGCTGGTTCAGGCTGGGCGGGGGCACCAGGTGTCCTCCCACAGTACCGCCTTCCCCCAGATCTCACCAGTCCTCTAAGAGCTGGCGAATTTTCTGTTCACGGAGACTGTGCATTCACACAACCTTCCTTTTATAGCAACACTCAGTTTCtccccacacacactgcacacGGCTCCCCCGGGGCGCACAGCATTTCTCCCAGGCGGGTCGTGGAACGGAGCCAGCCCACTCCATGACCACGGCCCCACCACACCAGATCTGAGGTTCCTGAAGTTGATGGTGGGACGGAGGGATCAGGTCAGAGTGGTTTGGGGCTGCAGGTATGGTCACGGTGCCAGGAGGCCACGTCAGGTCTCGGAGACAACCTCCAGGGCTGGCTGAGGGTGCCCCATCCCAGCTCCCTACCAGGCTAACTCCATCAATGGCCCCCAGAGTCACCCCAAGTTAAGGGAAAGAAGGGTGGTCTTGGCTCTTTCTGGAATGGGGGGAATTAGAGATGGTTAGCCTCAGTTCCCCAGAGCATGCATCTACGTGTTTCTCAGCCCTGGGCAGCTCTTAAGAGTGTGCAAAAGTCAGCCCTGGGTTCAGATTCTAGCTCTGGCAAGTCACTGAACCTGTCTGGACCCGAGTCCCCCAGGCCTGTAGAATGATGATGCTAATAGGATCCTGAAAATACAAGAGGCCAAGTGCAGAGTCTCTACCTCAGCACACTGCTTGGCATGCAGTAAGCGCTCAATAATAGCTTTTATTAACAGCATGGGCTCAGAGGCAAGGAGGATTGAGAGGCCAGGGGAGGGGGTGTGGCAGTGGGATCAGGGGGAGGTAGCAGGGGAGCCAAAGGGTGGAGGTGGTAACAGAGCGAGGGGCGCGCTGACCTGAActggggcctgggctgggggcggGAGGGAACCTGTCTGCCCTCTCCTCCTGTGGAAGGAGCCACCCATCCTGGACACAGCAGCCATTGTCGCTCTTCAGGCTCTGTCTCCGGGGCAGGCCGAGCAGGGCATATTGGTATGCAGTATCCCACCCTGGGAGCCGAGGAGAGCCTGCCCCGCAAGCCGGAGCTCGAGGAGGGGCTCAGCGCTTACGGGCGGGGTTTCGCGCGGTGGAGAGGGAGGATGGTCACAGaacaaggaggaagggaaaggatacGGGGGTCTCTGAATACAGGAGTGGACAGGACACTCATGCTGCTAGGCGGCAGGACAACAGCAGAGAAACACCTACACGCTGGGGGCGGAGGGGTGGTACAAGGCAGGATAAAGGCACGAAGTGGGGCTCTGGCCTGGCCAGGAGGGAGGATGGGAGGGGTCTGAGGGGGGAGGGCTTGGACTTCGCATGCCCTCCCCACTCGGGCTTGGACTTCGCATGCCCTCCCCACTCGGGCTTGGACTTCGCATGCCCTCCCCACTCGGGCTGCGGGCTCGCGGGGCAGGATCCCGAGCGCGGTCCAGGCCTGGCGGCGCCCCTCGTCAGATCTGCCCTCCGAGAGAGACCCCGCCGAGGGCCGGCCAGGGGCGCCGCACAGCTCAGACCAGCGCGTAGTCGAACTGCCCGCGCTCGAGCGCCTCCTTGTGGTCGGTCCAGGACGAGGCGGGCATGCGGCTGTAGGGGTCGAGCAGGATACGCACGCAGCGTACCATCAGCAGCACCAGCACCACGAGCAGGCACAGCACGAAGGCGAACACGGTGCGCTGCTCTGCGTCCAGGCCCGCACCCACCGGGGGCCCCGTAGACGGCGGCAGCGGCTCGGGGGACAGCGTCCACGTCGCGCTCATGGCTCACATTGCCGCGCGCCCTGGGGAGGAGAGGCCCGCCCGGGATGCGGGGATGAAGCTGCGACCTCCCTCGCCCCCGCATCGTCCCCTCCCGCCGCCGCCCCCCCACTCCCTGCCAAACCCCAGCCCCCGCCTGCGCCTCAGTCCCGGGGCTACGCCCATGCCCGGCCCGCGGGCACCCAACTCCGGGCGTGCTCGCAGGTGGGGAAGCTATGAACAAGGAGAGGAAACCCCGACCCGGCCGGTCCGCGCACAACAGGTGCGAACGCGCGGTCCAGGGAGGTAGCGGGGGCTAGACCCGGCTCCCCCGCCCCACTCCCTTTGTTCTTGCGTCCCGgggacccccctcccccaccacctccGTCCCGCCGCGCCCCTCACCCTGGCCTGAACCGGGACCGGGACCCAGCGCCCGGCAGCCTCGCTGTCTTCCGGGACCCGCACCTTGTCCGTTCTTGGCCTCTCCGCGGCGGCGTCCCCggctctgcccaccccacccgCCCCTGGAACCGCGGAGACCGAGGCAGGCGAGCAGAGCGAGAGCCGGGCCGCCGCGGCTGTTCCCATGGCGACGGGGGGGCGGGGCCGCCGCGGGGGGCGGAGGCTGCGCAGGGAGCGGCGGCGCGCCCGCGACCCCGCCCCGCCCACCGGGAAAACTGGGCCCCGCCCCGAGCCTCTGCATGGACCACTGGCCCCAAAGAACCGTGAGCACCAAGGActtcaccctcccacccccaccagtaCTCCTAAACCTCCCAGCCCGACCTCAGCTCCCACACCCCCATTCTCCTCTGCAACTGACCCCTCAGTTTCCCTATTTGGAGGATCCCAGTGCCCCC contains:
- the CTXN1 gene encoding cortexin-1, whose product is MSATWTLSPEPLPPSTGPPVGAGLDAEQRTVFAFVLCLLVVLVLLMVRCVRILLDPYSRMPASSWTDHKEALERGQFDYALV